Genomic segment of Rattus norvegicus strain BN/NHsdMcwi chromosome 7, GRCr8, whole genome shotgun sequence:
ACTCTAGGAGAGTGGACTATGTTGGATTCCAGTCAGAAGAAGCTCTACAGAGACGTGATGAAGGAGACCTTTATGAACCTGATCTCCATAGGTAACAACAAAGCTACTAAGATGAGTTTTATTACAACAGCTGTTTCTTGCTCATGTCTGCAGTTGCATgttttaaaaagggaaagaacAATGTTGTCGAATGTCACATGCTCAGCCATATTataacaggaaaatgcaattttgAATAGGCTTTGAATGATTTCTTTGGGTTTACTTTTagggaaaacagaagaagaagataATGAAGAGTACCAAAATCCTAAAGGAAGCCTGAGGTAAATTACCCTCAGGAAAAGATTTGCATCCAgtatttggtggtggtggtaaaccTGATAATCTTTTGTAAATACACTGGGCTTGATCACTTAGAACTATTGAAAGATCCTAGCAATATAAAGTTAGATAACATTTTCCTGTGGTTCATTATACAACTTCCCTTTGTGCACAAAATTTCAGAATATTAATCATGTCACACTTAGGCTTGACTATAGAACGTGTGTAAGTAAAGTGAATTTGGGGTTTAGATTGAGCTTCAACTTCGCTAAATCACTTAAACAATTATTCATTTATGTCAAATTCCATAATGAGAGCTATTTTGCGTTACAAATGTTCGCCGTATCTGTGACTTGGTGGCATATATAGTTATGTTTGTGAAATGCCTGAAAGTGTTATAGAACCTCATCGATAGTATTCCATTCTCAGGACCCAGTTCAGCATTCAGTGTTAATAATGGTTCTCTCTTTAGACATTTATTCGTGTCTGTGTGCATTGGTGCATGCATGTACACGGTGGTGCACTTGTGGAGGTCGTAGGATAACCCTCCTGAATAGGTTCTCACCCTCTCCCTGCAGACCTCAGGGATCAAGTTGATGTCTTCAAACTTCCCAGCAGGTGCCTTTATCTACTGAACCATCTTACCTCCCCACAGTTTGTACACTGTTATGAGAATTAAGTCAGTACTCTTATTTCCTGCCTCTGGGAAAGGGTCTTTCCGTATGGTACGGTTAGGCATTGCTCCTGCCGCTGCCTCTTAAATAACAACAGTCATGAGGCACAGCACACAGCCTGCAGTGCTTCCTCTGACTAACCATAAAACTACAGACTACTCTTTTCATGTTTTGCAGAACTCTGATGGTTGAGAGACTCTGTAAATATCATCATGGTAATCAGTATGGAGAAACGCAACGACAGAGTCCAGACCATGTTGTGAGTGAAAAAATGCCTCCAGCCGTAAGTGAATGTGAGAGAGATATCCTTATTCATTTACCCTCAGACATGCACTTCAAAGGTCAAACTGGGGAGAAACCATGCCAGTATCAGGAACAGATGGAGAAGACTTTGAAACATAAGAAATGTTGGAAGGACTTCAGTTATTCCGAGTTGCTTTGGATGCATAAAAACCCTCCCATGAAACAGAAACCCCACGAAAATAAAGAGGCTAACGAAGCTTCTAGGAGTTTCACCTCCGATCACGATTATGAGGGAACTTTCACTGAAGAGAAATCCTACATTTGTAAACAGTGTGGCAAAGCATGGAGTGATTCCTGTAGCCTTCTCTGGCATGAGAGAAGTCACATTCAAGAGAAGCGTCATACATGTAAGCAGTGTGGAAAAGCATTTAGTCGTCCCTCACAGCTTCACAAACATGAGAGAATCCACACTGGTGAGAAACCTTATGTATGCACACATTGTGGAAAAGCCTTCATTGATCGCAGAACCTGTCACAATCATGAGAGGACTCACACTGGAGTGAAACCCTTTGCCTGTAAgcagtgtgggaaagcctttctTCGTTCCTGCCAACTCCTCATTCATGAAcgaattcacactggagagagaCCTTTTGTATGTAAGCATTGTGGAAAAGCTTTCACCTATTCCAGTGCTTGCTATTATCACGAGagaattcacactggagagaaaccctgtgtctgtAAGCAGTGTGGGAAAGCGTTTAAATGTTCTGCATACCTTCACATACATGAACGATCCCACAGTGGAGAAAAACCCTATGTGTGTAAGCattgtggcaaagcctttgcttATGCCACTGGATGCCACAAACATGAAAGAATTCACACCGGAGAGAAACcgtatatgtgtgtgcagtgtgggaAACTATTCACTTTCCCCAGATCCCTTCACATACATGAGAGGTCTCACAGTGGAGAAAAACCCTATGTATGTAAGCAGTGTGGGAAGTCTTTCACTCAGGGAACTTCTTTGCGAAGACATGAACGaattcacactggagaaaagCCTTATGTATGTAGGCAGTGTGGGAAGGCCTTCATCCAACGTGATGATTGCTACAGTCATGAACGAactcacacaggagagaaaccattCATGTGTGTTCAATGTGGGAAAACATTCACTTTTTCCAAATCTCTTCAGatacatgaaaaaaatcacacaggagagaaaccctatataTGTAAGCAGTGTGGGAAAGCATTTACGTGCTCCACATACCTTCTCAGACATGAAAGAACTCACAGTGAGAAGAAACTCAGTGGGTAATGTTTCTACCAGTGTAAATCATAGGGATGTCTGACGTCAACTTTTATTTTGAGGTATGAAGGAAAACGGAGAGACACTGTAAGATTGTGCGAATTGTAGAAGTATAATTTTGGTCCCCCGTGCTCTCCATAAGATGACAACCTGAACAGCTGGTTCTACTGCTGTGTCTTGTTCCAGCAATGAGAAAGGAAAGGCTAGGGCAGTTACAATATTCAGTGACGCCTATTCTGTTTACAGGGTTTGAACACACCTTGGGAGGTTTATGAACCAGTTTCaagtaaataaaattgtaaatataAGAAAGTTGTGTTTTTACCAATAAGATAAAATTTATGAAATTATCTCATGTGGCTAAGTCCTATGAAAATACGTGAAGATATTGAAGGTTAATTTGTGTTGAATGTTTCTGAAAATAAACCACATGAAAGAGATACAGTAAGTtctgagtatttttttaaatgcttgatTATTTAAATAAAGTGTTTTATTTTGCTGAGTTTATAAGGTCAGTGTCTCACAACAGAACATGTGTTTACCAAAGTAACTCACCAAAAAACCTAAAAACATTAGTTTAATTCATAATACTTGCCTTTTGGTTTTGTATAATAAATTTCCTTTATTACATGAAATCAgtaataaacatttgaaaaaaaacaaGCCACAATAAATTCCTTGTGTGAGAAGTTGGGCTGGCATAACCTGCCCATTTAGCAATCTGTTGTGCTTAGACATCCCTAAGGCAGGCCCCGAGCACAGCTTGGTGCCATCCGGGATGCATCACTCTGTCCTATCCTGGGATCGATTCTATTTATCAACTGAACATCCCGAAACTCAGTGAGCtaagtatttatttttgtacATGGGTGTATtgtccacatgtatgtgtgtgtaccatgtttgTGCGGTACCTGTGGAGTCCAAAAGAGTATGTTGGCTTCCCCTAGAACTagggttgtgagctgtcataggTGCAGGGAATCTTACTTAACcccagttctctggaagagcagccggggTCTTTGAtggctgagccattgctccagtccTAAACAATGTACTTTCAAATGTGATTTTGCTCCCTTTCAGGAAAAAGTGCTAGAAGTTGAAGTTGTTAAATGTGCTTGGAATAAAACACGTTACTCTAATAACTGCATGAGCATTGTTTTTATAGTTGGTCTATTCTCATATAagatatcatcatcatcatcatcatcatcatcattttacttttgaaaatatgGTTGGCAAGTAACTTGGGCGTGACTTTGTTCATCTGTGGTCCCTGCTCTACATAGAATGCTGAAGCAGAATAGCTTGAGCCCTCAACTGGAGACCAGCAAGACACTGAAGGAGCAGCAACGGGAAACGCATAAAGAAACTATTTGCGCCGAGGTAATGTAAGTCTAAGGTCAATAATCTTCCGTGTCAGTGGGTTTACGTTTCCCAGTATAAGGCTAGAAATGGACAGAAACAGCAGCACTGTTTCAACAAAGCTTATGTTGTTCAGAAAACATGTAcaatgcgggctggagagatggcttagcaaagAGCTGGACACGAGTTCCCAACTGTATCAGTCTACTCACAAGTTCATGGAGCTGCAGTGTTAATGCATATGGTACCCGCTTCTTACCTCCTTGGCATCTACGTTAATTACAcatatttcatatgtgtgtgcatatatatatatatacacatatatatatgcattaaatGGTACTTTTCAAACATCCCGCACATGCCAGCATAGTAAATGAAGAACACTCAGAATTAAGCATGCAAAGTTGAAGGATTCTTTACATTGTCTGTATTGGGATAAAAGGCTGTtgccaccaccgcccagcccAGTCTTCAGAGTTTCTTATTTGATATCGTGTGCAGTTTAGGATATATTGACATGTTCTTATTATATTCATTTTGTTCCCTTCTCTTATTGTTGGTCTCCCCAAGATGTCTTGCACTATATTGAATCAATAGTGGAGAAAATGGACACCTTTGTCCTTTCCTGACCTTAATGAAAATTCTTTgactttttcttatttaatatttcctaagtTTTCCATTTGCTAATGGCTGCTTTCATTATATGAGGGAttcttttctgtttccacttTAGGACTTTAGTCGTGAGCAGATATTGCGTTTTGGTAAGGCCTCTTTTGTGAAAGGGGAAAAGTAAAAAACTTCTGCTTCCATTCATGTGATC
This window contains:
- the Zfp472 gene encoding zinc finger protein 472; its protein translation is MHRKQEMEPVTFEDVAVNFTLGEWTMLDSSQKKLYRDVMKETFMNLISIGKTEEEDNEEYQNPKGSLRTLMVERLCKYHHGNQYGETQRQSPDHVVSEKMPPAVSECERDILIHLPSDMHFKGQTGEKPCQYQEQMEKTLKHKKCWKDFSYSELLWMHKNPPMKQKPHENKEANEASRSFTSDHDYEGTFTEEKSYICKQCGKAWSDSCSLLWHERSHIQEKRHTCKQCGKAFSRPSQLHKHERIHTGEKPYVCTHCGKAFIDRRTCHNHERTHTGVKPFACKQCGKAFLRSCQLLIHERIHTGERPFVCKHCGKAFTYSSACYYHERIHTGEKPCVCKQCGKAFKCSAYLHIHERSHSGEKPYVCKHCGKAFAYATGCHKHERIHTGEKPYMCVQCGKLFTFPRSLHIHERSHSGEKPYVCKQCGKSFTQGTSLRRHERIHTGEKPYVCRQCGKAFIQRDDCYSHERTHTGEKPFMCVQCGKTFTFSKSLQIHEKNHTGEKPYICKQCGKAFTCSTYLLRHERTHSEKKLSG